Proteins from a genomic interval of Bradysia coprophila strain Holo2 chromosome X, BU_Bcop_v1, whole genome shotgun sequence:
- the LOC119085590 gene encoding tyrosine-protein kinase receptor torso-like, with translation MDWCTVVVIISFIVAGSINCESIADNGSAKHHEQNRFVKLICRDDTTIVVGIENEFGEAHMIGKIGETYMVIINNRDESKLPPKTVYLIKKPIAVVKNLIPLTSYNISADLMKGDFQYTAKKLFMEFQTLDQNYVPGNVTNIYTDEFLLSADGNGVDVTVSWDPNEDRTCAYSLFFHTRDYNPENELFSVREFNQNHPEELFRHELKQLQFGTEYAIGVQALNVKNETLKSTIWWHVITTPSCLELNKNNGTLCSPYHPENITVEVESTTDNKRYNFNVTWHMPTVFPNYYTLDIIDYESGLRQIFNVSNGTTNSVQLNNIEVNGLNFEIFVTAHSTGGESTGFYRGKIDPAIIYQQPSADYSTIAIVTGSLLAVMIIVAILFVKLKLWRHAKHIRAQIKFEAKSPSDSIIYDSQYRTKEQLDQICGLQSDFNFDDDPMELDPTLVQTLEIIGEGAFGCVRRAILLPDKHIVAVKMLKSFPSYADVRNFYREIEVMKSVPTHPNIVGIVGHCTKNVFGLMLLTEYCSEGNLLNFLRNIFDDQLWEQDRVRKGESLQSDSSDPNMHFTNELRKDSAYTSKSSSRISIAENHGYDFDLSASRMCIVENHGYGFDIGNNQVEKAITEIDLLSFAYQVANGMDFLSKKKVVHRDLACRNVLVLADRTAKISDFGLSRDIYQENLYKKSGAGLLPIKWLALESMTHQVYSTQSDVWSFGVLLYEIVTKGAVPYPTVDTKDILSFLKDGRRMERPNGCRADIYNLMLNCWNTVPTERPTFKIIKDELAKIMREMNASSLM, from the coding sequence ATGGATTGGTGTACGGTGGTAGTCATAATCTCATTCATCGTAGCCGGGTCAATCAATTGTGAAAGTATCGCGGACAATGGATCAGCAAAGCACCACGAACAAAATCGTTTTGTGAAACTTATCTGCCGGGATGATACGACCATTGTTGTGGGaatagaaaatgaatttgGCGAAGCGCATATGATTGGAAAAATAGGTGAAACGTACATGGTGATCATAAATAACAGAGACGAGTCTAAGTTACCACCGAAGACAGTGTATTTGATCAAGAAGCCAATAGCCGtggttaaaaatttaattccgcTCACGTCGTACAACATTTCAGCCGATCTGATGAAAGGCGATTTCCAGTACACCGCTAAGAAGCTTTTCATGGAATTCcaaacgttggaccaaaattATGTTCCCGGTAATGTGACGAATATTTACACAGACGAATTTTTATTGAGCGCCGACGGAAATGGAGTCGACGTGACTGTATCGTGGGATCCAAATGAGGATAGAACGTGTGCATACAGTCTCTTCTTCCATACACGAGACTACAACCCGGAAAACGAATTATTTTCTGTTCGTGAATTCAACCAGAATCACCCAGAGGAATTATTTCGGCATGAACTGAAGCAGCTGCAATTCGGTACGGAGTATGCCATCGGCGTTCAAGCGTTGAATGTAAAAAACGAAACTCTCAAGAGTACAATTTGGTGGCATGTTATAACGACACCGAGTTGTTTAGAGTTGAACAAAAACAATGGTACGTTATGCTCCCCATACCACCCGGAAAATATTACAGTTGAAGTCGAATCGACAACAGACAACAAGCGCTACAATTTCAATGTTACTTGGCATATGCCAACAGTTTTTCCAAATTACTACACGCTCGACATTATCGACTACGAGTCTGGATtgagacaaattttcaacgtATCAAATGGAACGACTAATTCAGTGCAATTGAACAACATTGAAGTGAACGgtctgaattttgaaattttcgtaacAGCTCATTCCACTGGCGGTGAATCAACTGGATTTTATCGTGGAAAAATTGATCCGGCAATAATCTATCAACAACCGAGCGCCGACTATTCTACGATTGCAATTGTCACCGGATCACTGCTTGCTGTAATGATAATTGTGGCGATACTGTTTGTGAAACTAAAATTGTGGCGACATGCCAAGCACATACGAGctcaaatcaaatttgaagcgAAATCGCCAAGTGACTCAATCATTTATGACAGTCAATACCGCACCAAGGAGCAACTCGATCAGATATGCGGTCTGCAGTCTGACTTCAATTTCGATGATGATCCAATGGAACTAGATCCGACTCTGGTTCAGACATTGGAAATAATTGGTGAGGGTGCATTCGGATGCGTTCGTCGAGCGATTCTTCTACCCGACAAACATATCGTCGCTGTGAAAATGCTGAAAAGTTTTCCCAGTTATGCGGATGTGCGGAATTTTTACCGTGAAATTGAAGTGATGAAATCGGTCCCGACACATCCGAATATCGTTGGTATTGTGGGACACTGcaccaaaaacgtttttggacTGATGCTGTTGACAGAATATTGCAGCGAGGGTAATTTGTTAAACTTTCTGCGAAACATTTTCGACGATCAACTGTGGGAACAGGATCGCGTGCGAAAAGGTGAATCATTACAGAGCGACAGCTCGGACCCAAACATGCACTTCACCAATGAATTGAGAAAAGATTCTGCCTACACGTCCAAATCATCTTCCCGAATAAGCATCGCCGAAAATCATGGCTACGACTTCGACCTATCAGCATCCAGAATGTGCATCGTGGAGAACCACGGCTACGGCTTCGACATTGGCAACAATCAAGTGGAGAAAGCAATCACCGAAATCGATTTATTGTCGTTCGCATATCAAGTAGCTAACGGAATGGATttcttatcaaaaaaaaaggttgtgcATCGTGACCTGGCCTGCAGAAATGTACTTGTTCTTGCAGATCGAACCGCCAAAATATCGGATTTCGGTTTGAGCCGAGACATTTACCAGGAAAATCTGTACAAAAAATCTGGTGCCGGGTTGTTGCCCATCAAATGGTTGGCCCTGGAATCAATGACTCATCAAGTATATTCGACGCAGAGCGATGTATGGTCGTTCGGTGTTTTGTTGTATGAAATAGTTACAAAAGGTGCAGTTCCATATCCGACTGTGGATACCAAAgacattttaagttttttaaaaGATGGGAGACGAATGGAGCGACCGAATGGTTGTCGAGCTGACATATATAATTTAATGTTGAATTGCTGGAACACTGTACCGACTGAAAGGCCCACATTTAAGATTATTAAGGACGAGTTGGCAAAAATTATGAGGGAAATGAATGCCAGTTCATTGATGTAA